The Streptomyces camelliae genome window below encodes:
- a CDS encoding excinuclease ABC subunit UvrA has product MDLTAAHAADSHDLIRVHGARENNLKDVDVELPKRRLTVFTGVSGSGKSSLVFDTIAAESQRLINETYPAFVQGFMPNLARPEVDVLDGLTTVITVDQQRMGADPRSTVGTATDANAMLRILFSRLGTPHIGSPKAFSFNVASISGAGAVTVERGGQQVKERRSFSITGGMCPRCEGRGTVSDLDVTQLYDDSLSLNEGALTIPGYKSGGWNYRLYTESGLVDPDKPIRKYTKRELQDFLYREPTRMKIAGINMTYEGLIPRIQKSMLAKDKEGMQPHIRAFVDRAVTFTVCPACEGTRLTEAARSSKIAGVSIADACAMQISDLAQWVQGLDEPSVAPLLGSLRHTLDSFVEIGLGYLSLDRPAGTLSGGEAQRVKMIRHLGSSLTDVTYVFDEPTTGLHPHDIRRMNDLLLRLRDKGNTVLVVEHKPEVIAIADHVVDLGPGAGTAGGTVCFEGTVEALRGSGTLTGRHLDDRAAVKEAVRKPTGALEIRGATTHNLQDVDVDIPLGVLCVVTGVAGSGKSSLVHGSVPKGADVVSIDQTPIRGSRRSNPATYTGLLEPVRKAFAKANGVKPALFSANSEGACPTCNGAGVVYTDLAMMAGVATTCEECEGKRFEASVLEYTLGGRDIAEVLAMSVTEAEEFFGTGEAHIPAAHRILRRMADVGLGYLTLGQPLTTLSGGERQRLKLATHMADKGGVYVLDEPTTGLHLADVEHLLGLLDHLVDSGKSVIVVEHHQAVMAHADWIIDLGPGAGHDGGRVVFEGTPAELVAAKSTLTGEHLAEYVGA; this is encoded by the coding sequence ATGGACCTCACCGCAGCGCACGCCGCCGACAGCCATGACCTGATCCGAGTGCACGGTGCCCGTGAGAACAACCTAAAGGACGTCGACGTCGAGCTGCCCAAGCGCCGGCTGACGGTCTTCACCGGCGTCTCCGGCTCGGGCAAGAGCTCCCTGGTGTTCGACACGATCGCCGCCGAGTCGCAGCGGCTGATCAACGAGACGTACCCCGCCTTCGTGCAGGGGTTCATGCCCAACCTGGCGCGTCCCGAGGTCGACGTCCTCGACGGGCTGACGACCGTGATCACCGTCGACCAGCAGCGGATGGGCGCCGACCCGAGGTCCACCGTCGGCACCGCCACCGACGCCAACGCCATGCTGCGCATCCTCTTCAGCCGGCTCGGCACCCCGCACATCGGCTCGCCCAAGGCGTTCTCCTTCAACGTGGCCTCGATCAGCGGCGCCGGCGCGGTGACCGTCGAGCGCGGCGGGCAGCAGGTGAAGGAGCGGCGCAGCTTCAGCATCACCGGCGGCATGTGCCCGCGCTGCGAGGGCCGGGGCACGGTCTCCGACCTCGACGTCACCCAGCTCTACGACGACTCCCTGTCCCTGAACGAGGGCGCGCTGACGATCCCCGGCTACAAGTCCGGCGGCTGGAACTACCGCCTCTACACCGAGTCCGGCCTGGTCGACCCCGACAAGCCGATCCGGAAGTACACCAAGAGGGAGCTGCAGGACTTCCTGTACCGCGAGCCGACCCGCATGAAGATCGCGGGCATCAACATGACGTACGAAGGTCTGATCCCGCGGATCCAGAAGTCGATGCTCGCCAAGGACAAGGAGGGCATGCAGCCGCACATCCGGGCCTTCGTGGACCGCGCGGTCACCTTCACGGTCTGCCCCGCGTGCGAGGGCACCCGGCTCACCGAGGCGGCCCGGTCCTCGAAGATCGCGGGGGTCAGCATCGCCGACGCGTGCGCGATGCAGATCAGCGACCTGGCGCAGTGGGTGCAGGGGCTGGACGAGCCGTCGGTGGCGCCGCTGCTCGGCTCGCTGCGGCACACCCTGGACTCGTTCGTGGAGATCGGCCTCGGCTATCTCTCGCTGGACCGGCCGGCGGGCACGCTGTCGGGCGGCGAGGCCCAGCGCGTGAAGATGATCCGCCACCTCGGCTCCTCGCTCACCGACGTCACGTACGTCTTCGACGAGCCCACCACCGGGCTGCACCCGCACGACATCCGGCGGATGAACGACCTGCTGCTGCGGCTGCGCGACAAGGGCAACACGGTGCTGGTCGTGGAGCACAAGCCGGAGGTCATCGCGATCGCCGACCACGTCGTGGACCTCGGCCCCGGCGCCGGCACGGCGGGCGGCACGGTCTGTTTCGAGGGCACCGTCGAGGCGCTGCGGGGCAGCGGCACCCTCACCGGCCGCCACCTGGACGACCGGGCGGCGGTGAAGGAGGCCGTGCGCAAGCCGACCGGCGCCCTGGAGATCCGCGGGGCGACGACACACAACCTCCAGGACGTGGACGTCGACATCCCGCTCGGCGTGCTGTGCGTGGTCACCGGTGTCGCGGGCTCCGGCAAGAGCTCGCTCGTGCACGGCTCCGTGCCCAAGGGCGCGGACGTCGTCTCCATCGACCAGACCCCGATCCGCGGCTCCCGGCGCAGCAATCCGGCGACGTACACCGGGCTGCTGGAGCCCGTCCGCAAGGCCTTCGCCAAGGCCAACGGCGTCAAGCCGGCCCTGTTCAGCGCCAACTCCGAGGGCGCCTGCCCCACCTGCAACGGCGCCGGGGTCGTCTACACCGACCTGGCGATGATGGCCGGGGTCGCCACGACCTGCGAGGAGTGCGAGGGCAAGCGGTTCGAGGCGTCGGTGCTGGAGTACACACTCGGCGGGCGGGACATCGCGGAGGTGCTGGCGATGTCGGTGACCGAGGCCGAGGAGTTCTTCGGGACCGGCGAGGCGCACATCCCGGCCGCCCACAGGATCCTCCGGCGGATGGCCGACGTCGGCCTCGGCTACCTCACCCTCGGCCAGCCCCTGACCACCCTGTCGGGCGGCGAGCGGCAGCGGCTGAAGCTGGCCACGCACATGGCCGACAAGGGGGGCGTGTACGTCCTGGACGAGCCGACCACGGGTCTCCATCTGGCCGACGTCGAGCACCTGTTGGGCCTGCTCGACCACCTGGTCGACTCCGGCAAGTCCGTCATCGTGGTCGAGCACCACCAGGCCGTCATGGCCCACGCGGACTGGATCATCGACCTCGGGCCCGGGGCCGGGCACGACGGGGGGCGGGTGGTCTTCGAGGGGACACCGGCCGAGCTGGTCGCCGCGAAGTCGACTTTGACCGGGGAGCACTTGGCCGAGTACGTGGGGGCGTGA